The genome window AGCGGTTTCCGGCACCTCCTGATTTTGGGATGAAAAACTAAACTCCCGTACTTTTTCAGCATACTCTTCGTGGTGCTCCACCAGTCCTAAATGCTTCGCTGGAATCAGCGTCGTAAGATGCCCATTCGGCACCGCATGCTGGATCGCCTGGCTGGCCCGGGGCAGGGTAGTCGTGTCATCACTGCCAGCGATGACCAGCGTAGGAACGTTGATTTGCGGCAGCACATCAGTCGCGTCATATTCCATCATCCCCAGCATCCCCCTGGCCACCACCCCCGGTGATGCTCGTAGCTGAAAGCGCGCCGCAAAATCAATCTGCGCCCACGATTCCGTTCCAGCAAAAGAACCCCGCTTTGTGGTAATATGCATGGAGCCATTGCGATAACTCAGCCAGTTCATCACCCATACCACCGGAGATAAGGCAATCGTCAGCCACATCAGCGGCTTCAGCACAGGCGTTTGGATCGCCGTCAGAAAAGCCGCACCAGAGGTAGTGCGCACCGGATTGGTAGGCGTCGTATGAGTCAGCACCAGCCCTTGTACACGTGTGCCCAAGGCCGCAGGAAAGTGCCGGCAAAACGTCATCACGATCATGCCGCCGATGCTGTGGCCCACCAGGATAGCTTTCTTGCTTCCGGCAAATTCCAGCACCGCCTCCAGATCATGCGCCATCTTGTCCAGGCTAAAATCACGATTGTTAGGCCGCGTGGATTTCCCCAGTCCCGGCAGATCCCACACGATGAGGCGAAAGCGGTCCGCCATCTCCCTTTTAAAGTAAGTCCACTCCGTGCTGTCCAGCCCCCAGCCATGCGTCAGCACGATCGGCATACCATTCTCTGGACCATACACCTCCACCCTTAGCGAGGTGCCATCAGGCCGTTGGATCTGTTGGGAAATCCTCGGAGTGATGCTGTCATAGGGCGGTACCGCATTGGCTCCTTGGCCCGGTTTGCTCGATGACAAAACAAGCTTCAGCAAGCTCCCTCCAAATAAAGTGATGAGCACCAGCACACACGCGGCCGCCAAAAGCCCCGTCACCTCATTCATGCCCACTTCCGGCTGAAAGACCGAGGCACCCAGGCTGGCATCCCACACCCAGGACCGTTGCTGCCATTCATGTGCAAAGTAGATGGCCCCGCTCAGGATCCCCAGTGA of Prosthecobacter fusiformis contains these proteins:
- a CDS encoding alpha/beta fold hydrolase gives rise to the protein MIPTLILQTWLCGLLSLGILSGAIYFAHEWQQRSWVWDASLGASVFQPEVGMNEVTGLLAAACVLVLITLFGGSLLKLVLSSSKPGQGANAVPPYDSITPRISQQIQRPDGTSLRVEVYGPENGMPIVLTHGWGLDSTEWTYFKREMADRFRLIVWDLPGLGKSTRPNNRDFSLDKMAHDLEAVLEFAGSKKAILVGHSIGGMIVMTFCRHFPAALGTRVQGLVLTHTTPTNPVRTTSGAAFLTAIQTPVLKPLMWLTIALSPVVWVMNWLSYRNGSMHITTKRGSFAGTESWAQIDFAARFQLRASPGVVARGMLGMMEYDATDVLPQINVPTLVIAGSDDTTTLPRASQAIQHAVPNGHLTTLIPAKHLGLVEHHEEYAEKVREFSFSSQNQEVPETAPLPLNVIHPFPQTGAKL